GGACATATGTTGGACTAACTAAAGGTTGAACACAAAGTGTGAACGGATAGGTATTTGAAACGGGGATAATATTCCCTCCACTGTATAGCTTGAAGTCAAGTCTGACCGAATAACAGCGATTGAGAGTTAAAATATCTTCTGGCACAAGTGAAATCAGACCTCGGTATTGGATGAGATTGGGCGAAAGGCTTGAATTGCGCGGGTTGCCGTTGTAGACGGTCACCAGCGATACTCCGCCGACTGTATCAGCGAGTCCAACGATGAGCCGTGTGCTATCCACTGTTCCGGAAAAACCTGTTGTCAGGATGTCGAAACCAAGATCAAAAGGTACGCCGCTATATATCGATGATGGCGTAAATGACCCGGGCACAGGCGTAAAAACTGTTTGTCCCAAAACCATGACTGGGACATAGAGTGTGTCAATTGTCGAATATGCAGAGCCGTTGATTGTATATCTGCTTTCAAGGCTCAAGGCCAGGGTCTCGATGCCCGCTGTGAGATTTTCGGTGGGAAGGAGGATTGAGACCGTGTCAATAATTCCATTTGCAGTCGGCGTCACAAAAATTCTTACCGATCCGCCTCCGGAAAGAAAGAAGGATTTCAAATCAGGATTTATCGATGCCGTTTGATTTCCGCGATTCTGAATTTCTACATCGATAGTTGTCGAAAGCTCCGAGTATATAGTCGTCACTGGCATCCCTCGAAAATCGAAAGCCTTGCGAACATCGTAGCCGTTGAATGACACAATCACCACAGATGACGTCGCCGAGCCGTTTGATGCCGTAATCGAGACCGCACCGGTGTTTCCTCTAAAGATTACTCCGGCGGGTAGAAAATCTATGACGCCAGAGTTAAAGAGGGACGGATTGGACAGAACCGACGGTGTCAGACTTCCGCCCGGTGTACTCAAAGTTATTGGATTTGCGGCGAGATCATAATTTGTGATTAGGTTGTTTGCGGCATCGAGGAGGACGATTCTTGCTTTGGTCACAAACTGCCGTCCCTCAACTTGGACCGGAGAAATATCGAGGATTATCTGGTCGACGGCGTTTGTATTAACGGGACTATATTGTAAACTCTGCGAATTATTTTGGGCATCCGAAAGTAATGAATCGACAAAATTTGCCGTCTTGTCGGATTGCTGAGCAAATCCGTTTTGAGGACAGAATAGACAAATTACCGTAAGGCAAAGAAGAACTGGGAAAAGAGACAAAACCGAGGCGCGCATAAATACGTCGTGTATTGTTTAAGAATTCACTTCCTTTGTCCCCACACAGAGCAAAGTGCATGCCCTTTAAATCCCTGTCGGGCAAATAAATACGTTGGTTCGCAGGTAATTGACACAGACCTTCTCCCCGAGCCTTTTTTTGGCTTTGAGACTGGGGAAAACCGTTAGTCTGGGTCTTGAAGTGCCGCTTCTCCTGAGAAGTCAACTACGCAATCATTCAAGCCACGAGCCAATATGTAAGTAATTGCGTCTTATTAGCAATATAATAACGATAGAGGGCTGATTTATTTTAGCGTTAGCGCGAAATGCCTGTTTGACGCTCGGCGGCTGTGACTGTGTTTTGCATGAGCATGGCAATTGTCATCGGGCCGACTCCGCCGGGAACAGGAGTAATATGCGATGCGACAGCTTTGGCGGAATCGAAATCAACATCTCCAACCAGCCTGTACCCTTTTGCCTGACTGCTGTCAGAAAGCCGGTTTATGCCGACATCGATGACTGTCGCGCCGGGTTTTATCATTGGAGCAGTTATAAAATTCGGCGATCCGATTGCCGCGATAAGAATATCTGCGTGGCAGGTGATATTGTCCAGATTGGTCGATTTTGAATGCGCGACAGTTACAGTGGCATCGGCCCACATCCCTTTTTGCATAAGAAGAGCCGCGACTGGTTTGCCAACTATGTTTGATCGTCCGACCACAACCACTTCCTTGCCAGCCGTTGGAATCTGGTAATGCTCGAGCAGAACCTGTATGCCGTAGGGAGTACATGGAATAAGAGTCGGACGTCCTATCAATAGCATCCCCAAATTGTAAGGGTGAAAGCCATCGACATCTTTGGCTGGGTCGGTCGCGAGTGTCACCGAAAGTGCGTCTATATGCTGCGGGAGGGGGGATTGGGTGAGGATGCCGTGCACCTTTGTGTCCGCATTTAGCCCGGCAATGATATCTGCAAGTTCGCTTTGTGAAATTGTGGAAGGACGTTTGATGACTTGCGATGCCAATCCAAGCTTCTCAC
This Candidatus Zixiibacteriota bacterium DNA region includes the following protein-coding sequences:
- a CDS encoding tetrahydrofolate dehydrogenase/cyclohydrolase catalytic domain-containing protein, with the protein product MSETRGNIIDGKAVAKAVKDALKPRIAALLNCGITPGLTAILVGDDPGSETYVRNKVLACEKLGLASQVIKRPSTISQSELADIIAGLNADTKVHGILTQSPLPQHIDALSVTLATDPAKDVDGFHPYNLGMLLIGRPTLIPCTPYGIQVLLEHYQIPTAGKEVVVVGRSNIVGKPVAALLMQKGMWADATVTVAHSKSTNLDNITCHADILIAAIGSPNFITAPMIKPGATVIDVGINRLSDSSQAKGYRLVGDVDFDSAKAVASHITPVPGGVGPMTIAMLMQNTVTAAERQTGISR